One segment of Pristis pectinata isolate sPriPec2 chromosome 3, sPriPec2.1.pri, whole genome shotgun sequence DNA contains the following:
- the LOC127568913 gene encoding nucleoplasmin-like: MTSNRSKTDKPVAVLWGCELNAQQKTQKFEITDDEVAEHHLALKTICLGVGAKDELNIVEIVSPVTPRTRFTSPVSRILDNEKSILCYFFNRDLQADSLCLGFACW, translated from the exons atgaCTTCAAACAGAAGTAAAACGGACAAGCCAGTTGCTGTTCTATGGGGTTGCGAGCTGAATGCCCAACAGAAGACGCAGAAGTTTGAAATTACAGATGATGAGGTCGCTGAACATCATCTGGCCTTGAAGACGATATGTTTGGGCGTTGGTGCTAAGGATGAACTGAACATTGTGGAGATC gtgtcacctgtaacgcctcgcactagatttacctcaccagtgtca AGAATTCTGGACAATGAGAAGTCCATCCTTTGCTACTTCTTCAACCGGGATCTTCAGGCAGACTCTTTATGTCTTGGTTTTGCCTGCTGGTAA